The stretch of DNA ctgaacaCAAAACTTCAGTGCAGTTCAGATTTCATTCCTCTGAAGCTGGGGCTCAGTCTCTGCGCTTCTGCTGACACTGTGTTGACATTAAGGTCTTACACCGGTTTGCGCAACATACGTGACTCAGTAACACATCCCGATGGCTACGACCTTTACAGTACCTCGCCTACCCTGACAACAGATGGAGAGTGCTGCACGACTtgtgaattattatttaaacacattttcttaagagatcataaaaaataattcaGCGTAAACATTTAGCAGAGTTCAGTTCAGGGACCGACACGTCCACATTCTTCAGCCATCTACGTACTGTTTACAGCGGGCGGTCCTGGAAGAGCGAAAACACAGCGCGTGTGTGGATATGCATTACTCATACTTAAAGTATGCCCAAAAAGGCCATCATGGACAATTCACCCACGACTGGCGTATTAGATAGAGTTTATCATATTCACACAAAGATGTAATGTTTTATATTTGCCATTATAACacaactgtgtttttttatttttattaccgTCCAGGATAGTTGGAACCGCCCGTCTCACTATCAGGCAATTCTATTGGCTGAGAGGAATGTAGCGCCCCGCCCGAATGCAAGATCCGAGTAATTTCATGGGCTGGCCGCAACCATGACAACGTTGAAAGTCTTTTGCTATTGGTTAATGTCTGTGTCAGTAAGGGTCGGTCGAACAAGGTAGTGTGAAGCAGTGTCGGGATGGATGCAGGTAAGAAAACACCGAGCAAAACAATTACTTTGCATTTTTAAAGATTCAAGCCACTGTTTAATCGAGTCCGCATTGAAACCACACGCTTTGTTAGGAGTAACTTTTACGAGTCTGTTGCGGTGGATGTCAAGATTGTAAATAACGCATGTAGTGGATTTTTTTGGACACTGGATCCGACCAACTGCTCCTGGACTGGAGGAGCCCAAGCAGACAGATGTGgcatttcagtgtgtttaactTAGAGCCACATCAGCTAACACTGAACGTCCCCTTGTTAATAAAGAACAACAGCTAGCTACGTTTATACGCGTAAAATACGAGGTGTAGGTGTCGAGCTATACGTGCAGTACGGGTCAGTGCTGCTGATGAACAGAGTGGAGTTTATAAAGACTGCAGTGTTTGGTGTAATACATCTGTCCATACAGTGAAGTGCTAATGTGGTGCCAGCAGAGCCAGAGAGGCTGTAGTTAGTCCCCTTGACTGGAGGACATGGGTTTGCTTCCTGTGTTCATCCAGATCATCCACAGGGGGAGGGAAGCAGGACACAGCGGTTCGCTCATCGTGGCTGTAGAGATGGCTCAATCTGTTCCCTAAAGAAAATCACTACACCATAACAGTACAAATACTAGCTAGATCCTACACGCGATCATGGCTCTTTTCTGAATTTCAGCATTACTGAAGCATGAGAGTGCTTGTTTTGCTGCACAACTACAGCTCGAAGGCGTGGTTATTACAATCACTGTCCATGTCCATTCAGAGAAGTTAAGGGCCCTGGTGTTGGCTTGTCCCGTGTGTCCCATGAAGTGTTTTAGCTACATCATCAAGTGGCAACTCGTTGTTGTTCATGAGATCAGTGAATTAGTCTGGTCCTTTATGCCTGTGGACTATAATCCAGTCACCACACCAGAGTCGGATCAGATGATCAAGGAGTTTTGGTTATTTATGTGCCAGAACCCTCTCAGCTGGTTTCCAGTGCCAAGATTAAGCCTAAGCCTGGACTAGGGACTTTTAAGGCTGAAACCTTATTGACATTGTTGGCAGTGTAGTCCAAGACAAGCAGTCCATAACGTAACACAaaactgccactaatgcaaCCTCATTacacagctgaacacacttggaggaggaTGTCAGCTAATAAACACACATGCTGATGCTGGTCCACACTGCCAACACTGAGAGATCAGGAGCAGAGGGAGGGTCATCCTGCCCACCCAGAGAGCAAAGGGCCAATTATGCCGTCTTGTTCTCTCAGCCACGGATAATTGTGGATCGAactcagtatacagtatataaacacaATGCATTATCTAGCCCAGCTGATTCCACAGTAGGCAAACCATTTTTCATAGTACAATAAAAGTACTACCACtactaaccttttttttttattattattattatttttcccaCAGCTACCCTCACATACGACACACTGCGCTTTGGGGAGTTTGAGGATTTCCCAGAGACGCCAGAGCCCGTCTGGATCCTGGGGAAACAGTTCAATGCACTAAAGGGTACGTTTTAATGAGGTCTCAGTGGAAGTAGAATGGAAGTATGGAAGTGTGGAAGTATGTTTCTGAGATCTTCTTTGTTTCACAGAGAAGGATGATATCCTGTCTGACATTACTTCACGAATGTGGTTCACCTACAGAAAAAACTTTCAGCCAATTGGTGAGTGTCACAAGGTTTCCTCACACTAATCATGAGGCAGGGGTAGTCTTAGTAATTcgtaaatcatcacacacactttcttcaCATCATGTGAATTTGTTAAGCAAGTCTTCGTGAGATTACTTatgggtttgtttttttctgacacTGACATGTAGACTGGTATCTATAAAATGCCAAATTATATCCAGTGCAAATCCCCCAAAAAGTCCAATTTGAACACCAGACTCGTCCTGGCCgattgactgcatttggggTAAATTACATCTGTTGCAGGAGGGACTGGACCTACGTCTGACACTGGCTGGGGCTGTATGCTGCGGTGTGGGCAGATGATCCTTGCGGAAGCCTTGATCCGCAGACACTTGGGCCGAGGTACGCCCGTCTTGCACAGAAGTTGTCGGCGATTTGgttcatgttgtttttttgggtttttttccccctccctcctcctccatccaTGTCTCAGCATGACATTAAAGTAATGTCTCATGTGTTTTGATAGATTGGAGATGGGTAGCAGGCCAGCGACAGAGAGAGGAGTACATCAGCATCCTCAATGCCTTTATAGACAAGAAGGACAGCTACTATTCCATTCATCAGATAGGTAAAATGCAGTCTAGCACTTGAGTAATATGTTGTTTTAATTACCTACAGTGCTCTCGCAGAGCTGTGTTCCCGGATCAAATATATTGACTGAACTAGCTCACAGTTGcttacccttttttttttcttttttttttcttccttcagctcaaATGGGGGTGGGAGAAGGCAAGTCCATAGGCCAGTGGTACGGCCCTAACACAGTGGCACAGGTACTCAAGTAAGTTGCCGAGCCTCCTTGGATATAATTCATAAAATAGATTGGAGGTCAAAAGTCATAGTAATTCTATCTCATTAGAATTTAGACAGACTAATGTGCATCTTGGGACTAATTTGACAGTTTGTAGTTGTTTAGTTCTTgttcttcttttctttgtgtATGGGCCTCAACTATACTGACCGTGATGGTCTGTCTCACCTTCCATAGGAAGCTGGCAGTGTTTGACACATGGAGCCGACTGGCCATTCACGTGGCCATGGACAATACTGTGGTCATTGAGGAAATCAGTGAGTAGGCGTTGATAAAATGTGAATACTTAAAGCATCACAAACATTGGCAGTATGGGCTGGATTCCCAGAAATTGATTACAGTTAGTCCTGGACTTGGTTCTGGACAGCATTTTAAATAGAGATTTTCCACTGAAAGGAAAATATACTGGAATCCTCGATTAGGCTTAATCCTTGTCTGGGGAAACAGCCCTAAATGTCACAAAGAATTTAGACGGATCTTCTGTTTAAAGAACAAGGCCTAAGACACACCAAATTCCTGACATGGGTTTGCAAAGAAAAGCTGCAAAGATTAGACAGTTTATTCCAGTTGAATGTCTAAATGCTAACGGGAAACCTATTAATGTACTCTAgttaatgtgtatgtgtgtgtatgtatgtatgtatgtatgtatgaaatAAGATGCACAGATTCTGATTATGAAACATAGCTAACAAACTTTTTGACATGTATTGTCAAAAAGGGGATGTTCTAAAGCAGTCGCAAACAAGCTCAAAATCATGGGCCAGTCAttgagattattattatgatcatttaatgatttctttttttttatgctttgcatttatttaatcatCAACTTTGTACATTCATTCTTAATCTATtactatttttctatttttctaatctattattattttttgagcTAACCATAGATTATTATGACTTAACTATTCAGTTTATACAATCATTATAATCTACACTTAGTTCAGAAAGAATAAACATAATTGCATTTAGGCTTTAAAACCGGGACCTCCTCAACTACTTAACTACACGTTTTGAAAATGCAAGCTACGTGGTAAGGCTCTTTGTCACATGTGGTACTTTTGGAACTGAATGGATCACCATaatgttttttgtaaatattttttgcAGATGACTATCATTTGCATACATCTTAAGCTTGCTTAATATCACCATGTAAAAAGCCAGATGTCAGCTAGAAGGATAAAAAGTGCCCCAGCATTAGTCTCTTAAGCATTATGCTTCACTGAACATATGAGGAGGGGCCTAATTCGCAATTCAGGCATAATCGGCCAACATCATCACATAACTTTAGCTATAttcctgtggctgaatgcattcaatcaCACGCCAGCAACATTCCAGCTTCTACTATAAAGCCGCCCCTGGAGAGTGGGGGCCTTTATTCTAGCAAAGGACGAACAGCTCCTTAtgaatgcccttgatttcagtagaaatgtTGGAAGAGCAAGTAGATACATTCGGACATGTACGTTctgacatgtaaaaaaaaaggtgatgCAGATGTTTCTGtgagtgatgccattgaagagccacttttgtaatggaaatgtgagtgtgtgaagaacctttttaaccttttctttagaccttttaaaggttcttcacattcacatttctattacaaacacgATTCTTTATTGAGGCAAAAGTGTacctttatttctaagagtGTAGCGTATCCAAAGTCAGTGAGGCTGAAAATCGGCTTGTGTCCAGTCTGTGCATTTTATTTAACGTCCGCAAAATGTCAGCTCCTTATGCACATGAGAATGCTCGCAGTGCTCATGGCAGTATTTGTTGGCTTCCTTTTAGAGAGGTTGTGTATGCCATGGTTGGACTTCGAGAGGGGTGCATGTGCAGAGCCTGAGGGACCCCCGGAGATGAACGGGTATCTGGAGGGGGCGTGTGCACTGGCTGAGGAGGCTCTCTGGAAACCACTAGTTCTGCTAATCCCCCTACGGTTAGGCCTTAGTGACATCAACGAGGCCTACATCGAGACCCTAAAGGTGAGTTCAAGCAACGAACAGGCACACAGTGGAAAGAGTACTGCATATTTACATTGTATCCAAAAATGGTCGTGCTAAAATGATCTCAGGACTGATGTTATTTTCTATTGACGTCCCTTTTCCCAACAGCATATCTATGttcatattttttcatatttctgtcAATCTTGTCCACAGCAATGTTTCATGATGCCTCAGTCTTTAGGCGTAATCGGTGGGAAGCCCAACAGTGCACATTACTTCATCGGCTTTGTCGGTAAGCATCGCCAATCTGACCGAGCCGTTCATATCAACAAAGCACTGGAAGAGTCAATTTTGAAGAGATACAGTGCTTACCATTTTAAGTCTACCTTTTGGCTGTGCCTCACATGTGCTGCCCCCTGCAGGCGAGGAGCTGATTTACCTGGACCCCCACACAACCCAGCCAGCTGTGGAGCCGTGTGAAAGTAGCCATATTCAGGATGACTCCTATCACTGCCAGCACCCACCCTGCCGCATGCACATCTGTGAGCTCGACCCCTCCATAGCTGCTGTAAGTAGAATTCAACTCATGTGGTCCATATTTGCACTGTAGCATATAGGTGTGTAGTAGCAGTAGGGTGGCTTCCAAAGGTCAATGAGTCCAGTCACATGGTCAGTAGACTGAGATTCTTCAGGTCGAGCAgtccttttttgtttgttttttgggtcaGTCAGCATGCCCTACAATAACAGAATAAAAACATTAGGCGCTTATAGAAATGTACAGGGATAATATTTCAGTGAGGAGAGAAATCTAAATAAGaggaatataaatatattgtagCATGGGTAGCTGGGCTCACGTGCTGAAGGAAGATTGAAGAACAATCTATGTGACATGTGCTGGTGGTTAACTGATAAGAAGTGCTGAAAACTGAGGTGTGGTTGTTGAGTTTTTGGTAAACTAGGCTAGCTTTAAATGGGTCTCAGAAGTTAAATGCAAATTCTAAAAAATAATTCTCATCATTCAACATGATTGTATAGCTAGTCTGCCATTATCTGGGCAgatttactcacacacacacacacacacacacacacacacacacacacacacacacacacacacacacacacacacacacaccagaattAGTAGGCAAGTTGtttttgagaggattctttttattattgaacaacagcaactatgttctcaatcaacccaaaagactcaaatatcaaagcttaatatttttggaagttggagtggtttgttttagatttagatcttaggaggatatctgtttgtgcaggtaactattactgtgcagaattattgggcaacttaataaaaaacaaatatatacccttctcacttgtttattttcaccaggtaaaccaatataccaacacaaaatttagaaacaaacatttctgacattcaaaaacaaaaccaaaaacaaatcagtgaccaatatagccacttttctttacgatgacactcaaaagccttccatccatagattctgtcagttgcttgatctgtttacgatcaacattgcgtgcagcagacaccacagcctcccagacactgttcagagaggtgtactggtTTTCCccccctgtagatctcacattttatgagggaccacgggttctctatggggttcagatcaggtgaacaagggggccatgtcctcattttttcacccttactggccagccacgctgtggagtatttgaatgcatgtgatggagcattgtcctgcatgaaaatcatgtttttcttgaacgataccgacctctttctgtaccactgcttgaaggtgtcttccagaaactggcagtaggtctgggagttgagcttcactccatccacaacccgaaaaggtcccacaagttcatctttgatgataccagcccataccagtaccccacctccaccttgctggcttCTGAGttggagtggagctctctgcacCTTACTggtccagcctcgggcccatccatctggcccatcaagagtcactcgcatttcatcagtcttaagatatttcttggcccagtcttgacattttatcttatgtttcttgttcaaaggtggtcgtttttcagccttccttaccttggccatgtccctgagcgtcgcacaccttgtgctttctgaTATTCCAGTAacattgcagctctgaaatatggcaaaactggtggcaaatggcatcgtggcagcttcacgcttgattttcctcaattcatgggcagttattttgcgcctttcccccccaacacgtttcttgcgaccctgttggctatttgccatgaaacacttgattgttcggtgatcatgcttcaaaagtttggcaatttcaacaCTGCTGCATCCCTCAGCAAGACagctcacaatttttgacttttcagagtccgtcaaatctctcttctgacccattttgccaaaagAAAGGAAGTTGcttaataattaagcacaccttatatagggtgttgatgtcattagaccacaccccttctcattacagagatgcacatcacctgatttacttgattggtagttggctttcaacctatagagcttggagtaggacaacatgtataaaaaggatgatgtgatgctcatttgcctaataattctgcac from Salminus brasiliensis chromosome 7, fSalBra1.hap2, whole genome shotgun sequence encodes:
- the atg4b gene encoding cysteine protease ATG4B isoform X1 yields the protein MDAATLTYDTLRFGEFEDFPETPEPVWILGKQFNALKEKDDILSDITSRMWFTYRKNFQPIGGTGPTSDTGWGCMLRCGQMILAEALIRRHLGRDWRWVAGQRQREEYISILNAFIDKKDSYYSIHQIAQMGVGEGKSIGQWYGPNTVAQVLKKLAVFDTWSRLAIHVAMDNTVVIEEIKRLCMPWLDFERGACAEPEGPPEMNGYLEGACALAEEALWKPLVLLIPLRLGLSDINEAYIETLKQCFMMPQSLGVIGGKPNSAHYFIGFVGEELIYLDPHTTQPAVEPCESSHIQDDSYHCQHPPCRMHICELDPSIAAGFFCQTEDDFDDWCAHIRKLSSYRGGLPMFELVDSQPSHLINTEVLNLTPDFSDSDRLERFFDSEDEEFEILSL
- the atg4b gene encoding cysteine protease ATG4B isoform X2, whose protein sequence is MDAATLTYDTLRFGEFEDFPETPEPVWILGKQFNALKEKDDILSDITSRMWFTYRKNFQPIGGTGPTSDTGWGCMLRCGQMILAEALIRRHLGRDWRWVAGQRQREEYISILNAFIDKKDSYYSIHQIAQMGVGEGKSIGQWYGPNTVAQVLKKLAVFDTWSRLAIHVAMDNTVVIEEIKRLCMPWLDFERGACAEPEGPPEMNGYLEGACALAEEALWKPLVLLIPLRLGLSDINEAYIETLKQCFMMPQSLGVIGGKPNSAHYFIGFVGEELIYLDPHTTQPAVEPCESSHIQDDSYHCQHPPCRMHICELDPSIAAGFFCQTEDDFDDWCAHIRKISLTRTDSSVFLILKMKNLRSCLCEGEERSDSSTDSSVLDSPQRR